One stretch of Siphonobacter curvatus DNA includes these proteins:
- a CDS encoding type I restriction enzyme HsdR N-terminal domain-containing protein produces MVNLNLPAYEYQLREWEGVTQIFCGLRKKWLVLTPEEWVRQHFVALLVGTYAYPKSLLKIEGGLSVYKTVKRSDLVMYDRDGLPFLLVECKAPEVKITTPVLEQALRYNHVIKAPYVALSNGMEHFVFQLDPAGKLSRLTDLPAFGKKDTD; encoded by the coding sequence ATGGTTAACTTGAACTTGCCCGCCTACGAATATCAGCTTCGGGAGTGGGAAGGGGTGACGCAGATTTTCTGTGGATTGCGGAAAAAATGGCTGGTACTGACGCCCGAAGAATGGGTACGTCAGCATTTTGTGGCCTTGCTCGTCGGTACGTACGCGTACCCGAAAAGTTTATTGAAAATTGAAGGTGGACTGAGTGTATACAAGACTGTCAAGCGTTCCGATCTGGTGATGTATGACCGGGATGGTCTGCCTTTTTTACTCGTAGAATGCAAAGCTCCGGAAGTGAAAATCACCACTCCCGTGCTGGAACAGGCCCTGCGGTACAATCACGTCATCAAGGCTCCGTATGTAGCCCTGAGTAATGGCATGGAACACTTCGTATTTCAACTGGATCCGGCAGGGAAGTTGAGTCGCCTGACGGATTTACCCGCGTTCGGTAAAAAGGATACGGACTGA